One region of Chryseobacterium sp. C-71 genomic DNA includes:
- a CDS encoding M3 family metallopeptidase translates to MSILTEKFNTPYHSAPFDKIKNEDYLPAFKELIQKSEEEIDEIVNNSDEATFENVIEALAFSGEQLDRASNIFFNLNSAETSDELQQIAQEVSPILTEYSSKISQNEALFNKIKKVYDEKEKYNLNEEQQMLLNETYKGFVRSGALLNEEDKEKLKKISMDLSLKSLQFGQNVLASTNNYFKHITNKEDLAGIPQAIIEQYAEEAKERNLEGWVVTLQYPSYIPFLTYAENRELRKELALANGKKSFDGGEFDNQNLIKELLNLKQQKAELLGYANYADFVLEERMAKSPTKVLDFLNELLTKAKPYAEKEIEELKSLAKADGIDEMQGYDHAFYAEKLRKAKYDLNDEELKPYFPLEQVQEAVFGLSKQLFGLTFEVRNDIPKYHEDIKVYEVFETGSVKLEAGSDNPEKIFKSLLYVDYFPRKGKRAGAWMTSYKNQYQKDGENSRPHISIVCNFSKPTKDTPSLLTFQEVTTLFHEFGHALHGMMADTQYPNLSGTSVKWDFVELPSQFLENFCYEPEFLKTFAKHYKTGEVLSDEKIEKIEQSKNFMEGYQTMRQLGFGILDMNYHTKVAELENLSVKEFEDNYTKATQLYPSNPETAMSPSFSHIFQGGYSAGYYSYKWAEVLDADAFQFFKENGIFNAETAAKFKVLLSSGGTKDPMELYKSFRGSEPKVESLLKRAFG, encoded by the coding sequence ATGAGTATTTTAACAGAAAAATTCAATACACCATATCATTCAGCTCCATTCGATAAGATTAAAAATGAAGATTACCTTCCGGCTTTTAAAGAATTAATTCAAAAATCTGAAGAAGAAATCGACGAAATAGTTAATAATTCTGACGAAGCTACTTTTGAAAACGTCATTGAAGCCTTAGCTTTTTCCGGAGAGCAATTGGACAGAGCTTCTAATATTTTCTTTAATTTAAATTCAGCCGAAACGAGTGACGAACTGCAACAAATTGCGCAAGAAGTTTCTCCGATTCTGACAGAATATTCTTCAAAAATTTCTCAAAACGAAGCTTTATTTAATAAAATTAAAAAAGTGTATGATGAAAAGGAAAAATACAATCTGAATGAAGAACAACAAATGCTTTTAAATGAAACCTATAAAGGTTTTGTAAGAAGCGGAGCCCTTTTGAACGAAGAAGACAAAGAAAAATTAAAGAAAATCAGTATGGATTTATCTTTAAAATCTCTTCAGTTCGGGCAAAACGTTTTGGCTTCAACCAACAATTATTTCAAACACATCACCAATAAAGAAGATCTAGCCGGAATTCCCCAAGCGATTATTGAGCAATACGCAGAAGAAGCTAAAGAAAGAAATCTGGAAGGCTGGGTTGTCACCTTGCAGTACCCAAGCTATATTCCTTTTCTGACGTATGCGGAAAACCGTGAACTGAGAAAAGAACTGGCTTTAGCAAATGGCAAAAAATCTTTTGACGGTGGCGAATTTGATAATCAAAATTTAATTAAAGAGCTTTTAAATTTAAAACAACAAAAAGCTGAACTTTTAGGCTATGCAAACTATGCAGATTTTGTTCTTGAGGAAAGAATGGCAAAATCTCCGACTAAAGTTTTAGACTTTTTAAATGAACTTTTAACGAAAGCAAAACCTTACGCAGAAAAGGAAATTGAAGAATTAAAATCTCTAGCAAAAGCCGATGGAATTGACGAAATGCAAGGTTATGACCACGCTTTTTATGCGGAAAAACTTCGTAAAGCAAAATACGATCTCAATGATGAAGAACTGAAACCTTATTTTCCATTGGAACAGGTTCAGGAAGCTGTTTTCGGTTTATCAAAACAACTTTTCGGATTGACTTTTGAGGTAAGAAATGATATTCCTAAATACCATGAAGACATAAAAGTGTATGAAGTTTTCGAGACAGGAAGCGTGAAGCTGGAAGCTGGAAGTGACAATCCTGAAAAAATATTTAAATCTTTACTATACGTCGATTATTTCCCAAGAAAAGGCAAAAGAGCCGGAGCCTGGATGACGAGCTACAAAAATCAGTATCAAAAAGATGGTGAAAATTCTCGCCCACACATTTCTATTGTTTGTAATTTCAGCAAACCGACGAAAGATACGCCGAGTTTATTGACGTTTCAGGAGGTGACGACTTTATTCCACGAGTTTGGTCATGCACTTCACGGAATGATGGCAGATACGCAATATCCTAATCTTTCCGGAACTTCTGTGAAATGGGATTTTGTGGAATTACCTTCTCAGTTTCTGGAAAATTTCTGCTACGAACCTGAATTCTTAAAAACTTTTGCTAAACATTATAAAACCGGAGAAGTTCTTTCCGACGAAAAAATCGAGAAAATCGAACAGTCGAAAAACTTTATGGAAGGTTATCAGACAATGAGACAGCTTGGCTTTGGAATTTTAGATATGAACTATCATACGAAGGTTGCTGAGTTGGAGAATTTGAGCGTAAAGGAGTTTGAAGATAATTATACCAAAGCAACCCAACTTTATCCTTCGAATCCTGAAACTGCGATGAGCCCGAGTTTTTCACACATTTTTCAGGGTGGGTATTCTGCCGGATATTATTCTTACAAATGGGCAGAAGTTTTGGATGCCGATGCTTTCCAATTTTTCAAAGAAAACGGAATTTTCAATGCTGAAACGGCAGCAAAATTTAAAGTTCTTCTTTCTTCAGGCGGAACAAAAGATCCTATGGAATTGTATAAGAGTTTCAGAGGAAGCGAGCCAAAAGTTGAGAGTTTACTGAAGAGAGCGTTTGGGTAG
- a CDS encoding nuclear transport factor 2 family protein, with product MSKNKETIQKYMDSFQESDHEKILSCLTEDVIWEMPGVYLHHGKEEFDKEIENENFTGKPKITIFRMTEENNVVIAEGNVIGSFKNGDILNADFCDVFEMENGLIKKLVSYLMQKK from the coding sequence ATGTCTAAAAACAAAGAAACAATTCAAAAATACATGGATTCTTTTCAGGAAAGTGATCATGAAAAAATCCTGAGCTGCCTTACTGAAGATGTCATTTGGGAAATGCCGGGAGTTTATCTGCATCATGGGAAAGAAGAATTTGACAAAGAAATAGAAAACGAAAATTTTACAGGAAAGCCAAAAATTACAATTTTCAGAATGACAGAAGAAAATAATGTTGTCATTGCGGAAGGAAATGTGATCGGAAGTTTCAAAAACGGAGACATTCTCAACGCTGATTTCTGTGATGTTTTCGAAATGGAAAACGGACTCATCAAAAAGCTGGTTTCCTACTTAATGCAAAAAAAATAA
- a CDS encoding SRPBCC family protein, translating to MKTILKAIGVIILLIVSYALVALLAFDKNYHYEKTITINAPIEKVWQHTNSMKGFNEWNPWMRLDKNSVITYKGKTGEVGDFYSWKGNDEVGQGEQQITAIIPNEKMSTKIHFIKPFESNANSNVVLSGDGNNTKVTWDINFELSTFMKIMRPMMDYQMGKSYEEGLNNLKTLVEK from the coding sequence ATGAAAACAATTTTAAAAGCTATCGGAGTAATTATTTTATTAATTGTAAGCTATGCATTAGTAGCATTATTGGCTTTTGATAAGAATTATCATTACGAAAAAACAATTACCATCAATGCACCGATAGAAAAAGTATGGCAACATACCAACTCTATGAAAGGATTTAATGAATGGAATCCTTGGATGAGATTGGATAAAAATTCTGTGATTACATATAAAGGAAAAACTGGTGAAGTCGGCGATTTTTACAGCTGGAAAGGAAATGATGAGGTCGGACAAGGAGAACAGCAAATTACAGCCATTATTCCAAACGAAAAAATGTCTACAAAAATTCACTTTATAAAACCTTTTGAAAGCAATGCAAACTCTAATGTAGTATTGTCTGGAGATGGAAATAATACAAAAGTAACTTGGGATATTAATTTTGAGTTATCAACTTTTATGAAAATTATGCGACCGATGATGGATTACCAAATGGGAAAATCTTACGAAGAAGGCCTCAATAATCTAAAGACGTTGGTAGAAAAATAA
- a CDS encoding ATP-grasp domain-containing protein — protein sequence MILKAYIHEYGNGIIEPEHQDIKETLESIGVECQLFTNKKLLRNQIVIDNQTIVIGNHPIMLNVFKRLGIKLINDSYPESLRKYMHRNVWESSIKKLLMISNSDDVMNIFVKPKSKAKLFTGFVINSNLDLNRFEGIAKDTDLYCSSVVSWLSEYRVFVNKSKIVDIKNYDGDESLKLNMEVVENAINDFEKSNQRTDAYGIDFGVLDNGSTAMIEWNDGFALGSYGLQKEIYTELILTRWNEILKLAELQ from the coding sequence ATGATTTTAAAAGCATACATTCATGAATATGGTAACGGTATAATTGAGCCTGAACATCAGGATATAAAAGAAACTTTAGAATCAATAGGAGTCGAATGTCAACTTTTTACAAATAAAAAATTATTAAGAAACCAAATAGTTATAGATAACCAAACTATAGTTATTGGCAATCATCCGATAATGTTGAATGTTTTTAAGAGGCTTGGAATTAAATTGATTAATGACTCTTATCCGGAAAGTCTGAGAAAATATATGCATCGAAACGTTTGGGAAAGTAGTATTAAAAAATTATTAATGATAAGTAATAGCGATGACGTAATGAACATTTTTGTGAAACCTAAATCAAAAGCTAAACTTTTTACAGGATTTGTTATAAACTCAAATCTTGATTTAAATCGTTTTGAAGGGATAGCTAAAGACACGGATTTGTATTGTTCATCAGTTGTTAGCTGGCTTTCTGAATATAGGGTTTTCGTAAACAAATCTAAAATTGTTGATATTAAAAATTATGATGGAGATGAAAGTTTAAAATTAAATATGGAAGTTGTAGAAAATGCAATTAATGATTTTGAGAAATCAAATCAGAGGACTGATGCTTATGGAATTGACTTCGGGGTTTTAGATAATGGCTCAACTGCAATGATAGAATGGAATGATGGCTTTGCATTGGGTTCGTACGGTCTTCAAAAAGAAATTTACACAGAATTGATTCTCACGAGATGGAATGAGATATTAAAGTTGGCTGAACTACAATAG
- a CDS encoding nitroreductase family protein → MNKAEVLKEIIEQRRSIFPKDYAETEISQEIIEEILHSATLAPNHKRTKPWRFKIFEGEEKAKLAFEMQEIYKSMQAPQVFLEKKYQDIGFKINKADAVVSIVVNFSGIVPEWEEIAAVSMAVQNMYLTCTANGVGCYWSSPKIVDHLKESLTIEENQKCLGLFYMGNVD, encoded by the coding sequence ATGAATAAAGCAGAAGTTTTAAAAGAAATCATAGAGCAAAGAAGAAGTATTTTTCCCAAAGATTATGCTGAGACAGAGATCTCACAGGAAATTATAGAAGAAATCCTGCATTCAGCGACATTAGCTCCCAATCATAAGAGAACAAAACCTTGGCGTTTCAAAATTTTCGAAGGCGAAGAAAAAGCAAAATTAGCTTTCGAAATGCAGGAAATTTATAAGTCTATGCAGGCTCCCCAAGTTTTTTTAGAGAAAAAATATCAGGATATTGGTTTTAAAATCAATAAAGCTGATGCAGTAGTTTCCATCGTTGTCAATTTCAGTGGAATAGTCCCAGAGTGGGAAGAAATCGCTGCAGTTTCTATGGCGGTTCAGAATATGTATCTCACTTGTACCGCAAATGGAGTAGGTTGTTATTGGAGTTCACCAAAAATTGTTGATCATTTGAAAGAGTCTTTGACCATCGAAGAAAACCAGAAATGTCTGGGGCTTTTCTATATGGGAAATGTCGATTAA
- a CDS encoding 30S ribosomal protein S16, whose amino-acid sequence MSVKIRLQRHGSKGRPFFHIVVADARARRDGRFIEKLGTYNPITNPATIDLNVDSAVKWLNNGAQPTDTARAILSYKGVLYKKHLQGGVAKGAFDEAEAEKRFAAWVESKEQKVQGKVEGLTKAQADAKKAAFEAETKVNEARVAAAAQVEADAKAAEEAANAPAEEVVTEATEEPTAEAEGTEETQA is encoded by the coding sequence ATGTCAGTAAAAATCAGATTACAAAGACACGGATCAAAAGGGAGACCTTTTTTCCACATCGTGGTTGCAGATGCTAGAGCTAGAAGAGATGGTAGATTCATCGAAAAACTAGGTACTTACAACCCAATTACTAACCCTGCGACTATCGATTTGAACGTTGACTCTGCTGTAAAGTGGTTAAACAACGGTGCTCAACCAACTGATACTGCAAGAGCGATTCTTTCTTATAAAGGTGTACTTTACAAAAAACACTTACAAGGTGGTGTTGCTAAAGGTGCTTTTGACGAGGCTGAAGCTGAAAAAAGATTTGCTGCTTGGGTAGAATCTAAAGAACAAAAAGTACAAGGTAAAGTAGAAGGATTGACTAAAGCTCAGGCTGATGCTAAGAAAGCTGCTTTTGAAGCTGAAACTAAAGTAAACGAAGCTAGAGTTGCTGCGGCTGCTCAAGTAGAAGCTGATGCTAAAGCTGCTGAAGAGGCTGCTAACGCACCTGCTGAAGAAGTTGTTACTGAAGCTACAGAAGAACCAACTGCTGAAGCAGAAGGTACTGAAGAAACTCAGGCTTAG
- the rimM gene encoding ribosome maturation factor RimM (Essential for efficient processing of 16S rRNA): MKKEDCYLLGKITRRHGLAGNVILKLDTDQPELYRNLDSIFVEINGLLVPFFIEKTSWSKLDAVNISFKNSSEALVDQSLNKDVYLPLTSLPKLTGNQFYYHEVIGYEIFDQNDNNCGVIRSVNDQTAQNYFVTNLDGKEVVIPLIKDWIIEVNREERFIKMQVPEGLIDVYLVPSKKDE; the protein is encoded by the coding sequence ATGAAAAAAGAAGACTGCTATTTATTAGGAAAAATCACCCGCAGACACGGTCTTGCCGGAAATGTAATCCTTAAATTAGATACAGATCAACCCGAACTTTACAGAAACCTGGATTCTATTTTTGTAGAAATCAATGGTTTGCTGGTTCCTTTTTTTATTGAAAAAACATCTTGGAGTAAACTAGATGCTGTGAATATTTCTTTTAAAAACTCTTCCGAAGCTTTGGTAGATCAATCTTTGAATAAAGACGTTTATCTTCCGTTGACGAGTTTGCCAAAATTAACCGGAAATCAGTTTTATTATCACGAAGTTATCGGCTACGAAATTTTTGATCAGAATGATAATAATTGTGGTGTCATCAGATCTGTGAATGACCAAACGGCACAAAACTATTTCGTGACCAATCTGGATGGTAAAGAAGTGGTAATTCCGTTGATCAAAGATTGGATTATTGAAGTTAATCGTGAGGAAAGATTTATCAAAATGCAGGTTCCTGAAGGTTTGATTGATGTTTATTTGGTTCCTTCGAAGAAAGATGAATAA
- a CDS encoding serine hydrolase — MKSNSIFILFLLFNFSFVQSQNIINPEKIENSVQKNHLNTIVFMDKAVSEENLKESDFLSTMIFQEDKDLAIRIFQDNSLINYLHQLDPSLTADELLKKGNFQFSFYVDGKLIYVENLNSGAGTKESKTLKTTFGIPFISSKNEDSWGRFLWMRFYLANGGIDALETGSHNLSIEIRPYLKTSTLKTGKVIAKGNINLVIPKKNIPENQIAVQKIKTNSGWKVSSEKFNIEKIKGLNQKIAENRFKDITGIVVIKNDKLILEEYFNNYERDSLNDTRSVGKSFASALMGIALKDGYLKNEDQKINEFYDLKTFKNYSPEKESITLKSLLTMSSGFDGNDEDEDSPGNEENMYPTDNWIKFALDLPITDNKIGEKWSYFTTGVVLTGDILDKSIENGLEKYADQKLFQPLGIKNYKWQYTPQHKISLAGGLRMSALDFAKFGQLYKNNGVWNGKTILDKEWIKKSFTNYFSDNKDFEGYGYLFWRKVYKVGNKSFESYQSSGNGGNKIIIFTELPVVMVITAKAYNKPYSHSQVDKMVQDYLLPAVYE, encoded by the coding sequence ATGAAATCAAACTCAATATTTATTCTGTTTTTACTATTTAATTTTTCCTTTGTACAATCTCAAAATATCATCAATCCTGAAAAAATTGAAAATTCCGTTCAAAAAAATCATTTGAATACAATTGTTTTTATGGACAAAGCAGTTTCTGAGGAAAATCTAAAAGAGTCAGATTTTCTTTCAACGATGATTTTTCAGGAAGATAAAGATCTTGCGATCCGTATTTTTCAAGATAATTCTTTGATTAATTATTTGCATCAGCTTGATCCTTCTTTAACCGCTGATGAGTTACTAAAAAAAGGGAATTTTCAGTTTTCATTTTATGTTGACGGAAAATTAATTTATGTAGAGAATCTTAACTCAGGAGCAGGAACAAAAGAAAGTAAAACTTTAAAAACAACTTTCGGAATTCCTTTCATCAGTTCAAAAAATGAAGATTCATGGGGAAGATTTTTGTGGATGCGATTTTATTTAGCAAATGGCGGAATCGATGCTTTAGAAACCGGAAGCCATAATTTAAGCATTGAAATAAGACCTTATTTAAAAACTTCAACCTTAAAAACAGGAAAAGTAATCGCAAAAGGGAATATAAATCTGGTTATTCCTAAAAAGAATATTCCTGAAAATCAAATTGCCGTTCAAAAAATAAAAACCAATAGCGGCTGGAAAGTTTCGAGTGAAAAATTTAATATCGAAAAAATAAAAGGTTTAAACCAAAAAATTGCGGAAAACAGATTCAAAGATATTACAGGTATTGTTGTGATCAAAAACGACAAGCTTATTTTGGAAGAATATTTTAATAATTATGAAAGAGACAGCCTTAATGACACCCGTTCTGTAGGAAAATCTTTCGCTTCTGCTTTAATGGGAATTGCTTTGAAAGATGGATATTTAAAAAATGAAGATCAAAAAATCAACGAATTTTATGATTTAAAAACATTCAAAAATTATTCTCCTGAAAAAGAAAGTATTACGCTAAAAAGTTTGCTGACGATGAGTTCAGGTTTTGATGGAAATGACGAAGATGAAGATTCTCCCGGAAATGAAGAAAATATGTACCCGACCGATAACTGGATAAAATTTGCGTTAGACTTACCTATCACCGACAATAAAATTGGAGAAAAATGGTCTTACTTTACAACCGGAGTCGTTTTAACCGGAGATATTTTAGATAAATCTATTGAGAATGGATTGGAAAAGTATGCAGATCAAAAACTATTTCAACCTCTTGGAATAAAAAATTACAAATGGCAATATACACCTCAGCATAAAATCTCGCTTGCCGGAGGATTAAGAATGAGTGCTCTGGATTTTGCAAAATTCGGACAGTTATATAAAAATAACGGCGTTTGGAATGGCAAAACTATTTTAGATAAAGAATGGATTAAAAAATCTTTTACCAATTATTTTTCCGACAATAAAGATTTTGAAGGGTACGGGTACTTGTTTTGGAGAAAAGTATATAAAGTAGGAAATAAAAGTTTTGAATCTTACCAATCTAGCGGAAATGGCGGGAACAAAATTATCATTTTCACAGAGCTACCTGTCGTTATGGTTATCACGGCAAAAGCTTACAATAAGCCATATTCGCACTCACAAGTCGATAAAATGGTACAAGACTATTTATTGCCAGCGGTTTATGAATAA
- a CDS encoding AraC family transcriptional regulator: MNTLYKGEFFGQTNKTLHFDGLIITDTEYTHSYVDWHYHENAYFTFLIQGNVIEGNKKEIYECSAGTLLYHQWEDPHYNIKPDGFTRGFHIEIPQKWFENLNISKNQLEGSFNIKNPEVKLLMYKIFKESKIDDISSEISTHQLLLNIFSHISTQKSKLEKKPVWVKQIDELLHERYTEKFSLTELSQTLDIHPIHLSRDFHKYFNCNLGDYIRKLKINQSLSFLTANEKSLTEIALDCGFADQSHFIRSFKENIGMTPLKYRKILEK, from the coding sequence ATGAACACACTGTATAAGGGTGAATTTTTTGGTCAAACCAACAAAACGCTGCACTTCGATGGCCTGATAATCACAGATACAGAATACACTCATTCTTATGTCGACTGGCATTACCATGAGAATGCTTATTTCACTTTTTTGATTCAGGGAAATGTGATTGAAGGAAACAAAAAAGAAATCTACGAATGCTCTGCCGGAACTTTACTCTATCATCAATGGGAAGATCCGCATTATAATATAAAACCAGATGGTTTTACACGAGGTTTCCATATTGAAATACCCCAAAAATGGTTTGAAAATCTGAATATTTCAAAAAATCAACTCGAAGGAAGCTTTAATATAAAGAATCCCGAAGTAAAACTTTTAATGTATAAAATCTTTAAAGAAAGTAAAATAGATGACATCTCTTCTGAAATCTCTACGCATCAGCTTTTGCTCAATATTTTCAGTCACATATCTACTCAAAAGTCTAAGTTAGAAAAGAAACCAGTTTGGGTTAAGCAAATTGATGAATTGTTGCACGAAAGATATACTGAAAAATTCAGCTTAACAGAGCTTTCTCAAACATTAGACATTCATCCAATTCATCTGAGTAGGGATTTTCACAAATATTTTAATTGCAATCTGGGAGATTATATTAGAAAACTAAAGATTAATCAATCTCTATCTTTTCTTACAGCCAACGAGAAATCTTTAACCGAAATTGCATTAGACTGTGGTTTTGCAGATCAAAGTCATTTTATCCGTAGTTTTAAAGAAAATATCGGAATGACACCTTTGAAATACCGGAAAATTCTGGAAAAATAG
- a CDS encoding helix-turn-helix domain-containing protein, translated as MNQEILLKQIRKKIGDKSLNDEIANILNISYDAAHRRTSMKAKFSFEEAVELAKYYQISLDQFLGTENQLVVKRTKPVKTQEDLLYFFESSLKILNVFQSINQSKVYYSAKDIPFFYTISNTILSRFKFYVWMNLLNEDKFLGPFEDFDLPYHSPKNEMLKDLYESQNVTEVWNDTTIMSILMQVSFYSEMGLLKYKDIVLILEEVKSVLQNIEYKIQHNPDFNFYVNDLVILSNNILFKNEYQSSFFIPFNMFGYMMTNDENTCNDTLIYFEHEIKNSKSLNTSGNRERKMFFNKMYDQIENLKQKLK; from the coding sequence ATGAATCAGGAAATTCTACTCAAACAAATCAGAAAGAAAATCGGAGACAAATCTTTGAACGACGAGATTGCCAATATTCTCAATATTAGTTATGACGCGGCTCACCGAAGAACTTCTATGAAAGCGAAATTCAGTTTTGAAGAAGCTGTAGAATTGGCTAAATACTATCAGATTTCGCTCGATCAGTTTTTAGGAACGGAAAACCAATTGGTGGTGAAACGAACAAAACCCGTGAAAACCCAGGAAGATCTATTATATTTTTTTGAAAGTTCACTGAAGATTTTGAATGTTTTTCAGAGCATCAATCAGTCAAAAGTATATTATTCGGCGAAGGATATTCCTTTTTTTTACACGATTTCAAATACAATCCTTTCACGCTTCAAATTTTATGTCTGGATGAATTTGCTGAACGAAGATAAATTTCTAGGACCATTCGAAGATTTTGATCTTCCTTATCATTCGCCGAAAAATGAAATGCTGAAAGATCTTTACGAAAGTCAGAATGTAACCGAAGTCTGGAATGACACCACGATTATGAGTATTCTGATGCAGGTTTCTTTTTACTCAGAAATGGGACTTTTAAAATATAAAGACATCGTGCTTATTTTGGAGGAAGTGAAAAGTGTTCTGCAAAATATAGAATATAAAATTCAGCATAATCCTGATTTTAATTTTTATGTGAATGATTTAGTCATTTTAAGCAATAATATTTTGTTTAAAAATGAATATCAATCTTCATTTTTTATTCCATTTAATATGTTCGGATACATGATGACGAACGATGAGAATACCTGTAATGATACGCTGATTTATTTTGAACACGAAATAAAAAATTCGAAATCGCTGAATACTTCAGGGAACAGAGAGCGAAAAATGTTTTTTAATAAAATGTATGACCAAATTGAAAATTTAAAACAAAAATTAAAATGA
- a CDS encoding CDP-alcohol phosphatidyltransferase family protein → MKNIPYILIAVRFLFAPIIFFLSYLIGEESRFLILALMFIGLLTDIFDGIIARKVGVSSEKLRRLDSQVDLVFWLSLGFAAYFINPEVIKNHWQSIALIFIMEALCYIISIIKFKKETCTHAWLSKLWGLSLLIAFTYLIGFQQAGWAFHLTIILGIISHVDVILIILILPKWQYDVPSCYHAWNIRKGKQRKKSTLFN, encoded by the coding sequence ATGAAAAATATACCTTACATATTAATAGCAGTTCGTTTTCTTTTCGCACCTATAATTTTCTTTTTGTCATATTTAATAGGAGAAGAATCAAGATTTTTAATCTTAGCTTTAATGTTCATCGGATTACTCACAGATATTTTCGACGGAATCATTGCCCGAAAAGTAGGCGTTTCATCAGAAAAACTACGAAGATTAGACAGTCAGGTCGATTTGGTATTTTGGCTCTCGTTAGGATTCGCAGCATATTTCATCAATCCAGAAGTGATAAAAAACCATTGGCAAAGTATTGCGCTAATTTTTATCATGGAAGCTTTATGCTATATAATAAGTATCATTAAATTTAAAAAGGAAACTTGTACTCACGCATGGCTTTCAAAATTATGGGGCTTGAGTTTACTCATTGCGTTCACTTATTTAATAGGGTTTCAACAGGCGGGCTGGGCATTTCATCTTACCATTATTCTGGGGATTATTTCTCATGTGGATGTTATTCTGATTATTTTAATTCTTCCAAAATGGCAATATGACGTTCCGAGTTGTTACCATGCCTGGAATATCAGAAAAGGGAAGCAGAGAAAAAAGAGTACGCTTTTTAATTAA